One genomic region from Haloarcula sp. DT43 encodes:
- the purF gene encoding amidophosphoribosyltransferase, with product MHEKCGVVGISLEDRDAARPLYYSLYALQHRGQESAGIVTHDGFQQYSHVEMGLVGDAFDPGDLQALNGSNGIGHVRYPTAGSVNACCAQPFSVSFKSGSLGLSHNGNLVNADEIGDELADLGHAFTSDGDTEVIAHDLARNLLEEDLVRAVKRTMNRIHGSYSLTIMHDETVLGVRDPQGNRPLCIGELEDGYVLASESAAIDTLDGELIRDVKPGELVVLHADGTGYDTYQLVEPESTAHCFFEHVYFARPDSTIDENLVYEVRRELGRKLWEESGVDSDVVLPVPDSGRAFASGYAEAAQDDGSDIEFAEGLMKNRYVGRTFIMPTQDERERAVRLKLNPIKSTIEGKSVTIIDDSIVRGTTSTQLIQLLKDAGAEEVHVRIGAPPIVAPCYMGIDMASRDELIAGNQSVDEIREEIEADSLSYLSIDAIAETLDKGRADLCLGCVTGEYPYDIEGEATDRDVVRPDIGTQSSPADD from the coding sequence ATGCACGAGAAGTGCGGCGTTGTTGGCATCTCCCTGGAGGACCGTGACGCCGCCCGACCGCTCTACTACTCCTTGTACGCGCTCCAGCACCGCGGCCAGGAATCGGCCGGTATCGTCACCCACGACGGGTTCCAGCAGTACAGCCACGTCGAGATGGGACTCGTCGGTGACGCCTTCGACCCCGGCGACCTGCAGGCGCTCAACGGCTCGAACGGTATCGGCCACGTCCGGTACCCGACCGCCGGGAGCGTCAACGCCTGCTGTGCCCAGCCGTTCTCCGTCTCGTTTAAGTCCGGGTCGCTGGGCCTGTCCCACAACGGGAACCTCGTCAACGCCGACGAGATAGGCGACGAACTGGCCGACCTCGGCCACGCATTCACGTCCGACGGCGACACCGAGGTCATCGCCCACGACCTCGCGCGTAATCTCTTGGAGGAGGACCTGGTTCGGGCCGTCAAGCGGACGATGAACCGCATCCACGGGTCGTACTCGCTGACCATCATGCACGACGAGACGGTGCTGGGCGTGCGTGACCCGCAGGGGAACCGCCCGCTGTGTATCGGGGAACTCGAAGACGGCTACGTCCTCGCCTCCGAGTCGGCCGCCATCGACACGCTCGACGGCGAACTGATCCGTGATGTCAAGCCCGGCGAACTCGTCGTCTTACACGCCGACGGGACCGGCTACGACACCTACCAGCTCGTCGAACCCGAGAGTACGGCCCACTGTTTCTTCGAGCACGTCTACTTCGCGCGCCCGGACTCGACCATCGACGAGAACCTCGTCTACGAGGTCCGGCGCGAACTGGGCCGCAAGCTCTGGGAAGAGTCCGGCGTCGACTCGGACGTGGTGTTGCCGGTGCCCGACTCCGGGCGCGCGTTCGCCTCGGGCTACGCCGAGGCCGCGCAGGACGACGGTTCGGACATTGAGTTCGCTGAGGGCCTGATGAAAAACCGGTACGTCGGCCGCACGTTCATCATGCCGACCCAGGACGAGCGCGAGCGGGCCGTCCGGCTGAAGCTCAACCCCATCAAGTCGACCATCGAGGGGAAAAGCGTCACCATCATCGACGACTCTATCGTCCGCGGGACCACCTCGACCCAGCTGATTCAGCTGCTGAAAGACGCCGGGGCCGAGGAGGTCCACGTCCGCATCGGCGCGCCGCCCATCGTCGCCCCGTGTTACATGGGCATCGACATGGCCTCCCGGGACGAACTCATCGCCGGGAACCAGTCCGTCGACGAGATTCGCGAGGAAATCGAGGCGGACTCGCTGTCGTACCTCTCAATCGACGCCATCGCGGAGACACTGGACAAGGGCCGGGCGGACCTCTGTCTCGGCTGTGTCACCGGCGAGTACCCCTACGACATCGAGGGCGAGGCGACGGACCGCGACGTCGTCCGCCCGGACATCGGGACCCAGTCGAGCCCGGCCGACGACTGA
- a CDS encoding CDC48 family AAA ATPase, with product MRLTVKPLKQKDAGRGLAAIDRAAMDELELENGDYIVLEGKQDSRAVARVWPGYPEDEGKGIVRIDGQLRQEAGVGIDDPVDIEKADVNPATSVTVALPQNLRVRGNVGPMIRNNLSGQAVTQGQTVPVSFGLGPLSSMSGQKIPLKIAETDPSGTVVVTDSTDIQVSEMPAEQVHSGEGAPEARETPDVTYEDIGGLDRELEQVREMIELPMRHPELFQQLGIEPPKGVLLHGPPGTGKTLMAKAVANEIDAYFTTISGPEIMSKYYGESEEQLREVFDEASENSPAIVFIDEIDSIAPKRGETQGDVERRVVAQLLSLMDGLEERGQVIVIGATNRVDAIDPALRRGGRFDREIEIGVPDKEGRKEILQVHTRGMPLAEEIDIESYAENTHGFVGADLASLTKESAMNALRRIRPELDLESDEIDAEVLERLEIEDGDFREAMKGIEPSALREVFVEVPDVTWDSVGGLEDTKERLRETIQWPLEYEDVFESMDLEAAKGVLMYGPPGTGKTLLAKAVANEAQSNFISVKGPELLNKFVGESEKGVREVFSKARENAPTVVFFDEIDSIATERGGGTTDSGVGERVVSQLLTELDGIEDMENVVVVATTNRPDLIDDALLRPGRLDRHVHVPVPDEEARRAIFQVHTRNKPLADGVDLDQLARRTDGYVGADIEAVAREASMAATREFINSVDPEEIGDTVGNVRVTMDHFEHALDEVGPSVTEETRERYDEIEQRFDRAEPGVSDESTASRTFQ from the coding sequence ATGCGACTAACTGTCAAACCACTCAAACAGAAAGACGCCGGCCGCGGCCTCGCAGCTATCGACCGGGCCGCGATGGACGAACTCGAACTCGAGAACGGCGACTACATCGTTCTCGAGGGGAAGCAGGACAGCCGCGCTGTCGCCCGGGTCTGGCCCGGCTACCCAGAGGACGAGGGGAAGGGCATCGTCCGCATCGACGGCCAGCTCCGACAGGAGGCGGGCGTCGGTATCGACGACCCGGTCGACATCGAGAAGGCCGACGTCAACCCCGCGACCTCGGTCACCGTCGCGCTGCCCCAGAACCTCCGGGTCCGGGGCAACGTCGGGCCGATGATTCGCAACAATCTCAGCGGCCAGGCCGTCACGCAGGGCCAGACTGTCCCGGTGAGCTTCGGCCTCGGCCCGCTCTCCTCGATGTCCGGACAGAAGATACCCCTGAAAATCGCTGAGACCGACCCCTCCGGGACGGTCGTCGTGACCGACTCCACGGACATCCAGGTCAGCGAGATGCCCGCCGAACAGGTCCACAGCGGCGAGGGCGCGCCCGAAGCGCGTGAGACGCCCGACGTGACCTACGAGGACATCGGCGGCCTCGACCGCGAACTCGAACAGGTCCGCGAGATGATAGAGCTGCCGATGCGCCACCCCGAGCTGTTCCAGCAGCTCGGCATCGAGCCGCCGAAGGGCGTCCTCCTGCACGGCCCGCCCGGCACCGGCAAGACGCTGATGGCCAAGGCCGTCGCCAACGAAATCGACGCGTACTTCACCACCATCTCCGGTCCGGAGATAATGTCGAAGTACTACGGCGAGAGCGAGGAGCAGCTCCGCGAGGTCTTCGACGAGGCCTCTGAGAACTCCCCGGCCATCGTCTTCATCGACGAAATCGACTCCATCGCGCCCAAGCGCGGCGAGACGCAAGGCGACGTGGAGCGGCGCGTCGTCGCCCAGTTGCTGAGCCTGATGGACGGCCTCGAAGAGCGCGGGCAGGTCATCGTCATCGGCGCGACCAACCGCGTCGACGCCATCGACCCCGCCCTGCGCCGGGGTGGCCGCTTCGACCGCGAAATCGAAATCGGCGTCCCGGACAAGGAGGGCCGCAAGGAAATCCTGCAGGTCCACACCCGCGGGATGCCCCTCGCCGAGGAGATAGACATCGAGAGCTACGCCGAGAACACCCACGGCTTCGTCGGGGCCGACCTCGCCTCTCTCACGAAAGAGAGCGCGATGAACGCGCTGCGGCGCATCCGCCCGGAGCTCGACCTCGAATCCGACGAGATAGACGCCGAAGTGCTCGAACGCCTGGAGATAGAGGACGGGGACTTCCGCGAGGCGATGAAGGGCATCGAGCCCTCCGCGCTACGGGAGGTCTTCGTCGAGGTTCCGGACGTCACCTGGGACTCCGTCGGCGGCCTCGAAGACACCAAAGAGCGGCTCCGGGAGACCATCCAGTGGCCCCTCGAATACGAGGACGTCTTCGAGTCGATGGACCTCGAAGCCGCGAAGGGCGTGCTGATGTACGGCCCGCCCGGCACCGGGAAGACGCTGCTGGCGAAGGCCGTCGCCAACGAGGCCCAGTCCAACTTCATCTCCGTGAAGGGACCGGAGCTGCTGAACAAGTTCGTCGGAGAGTCCGAGAAGGGCGTTCGCGAGGTGTTCAGCAAGGCCCGCGAGAACGCCCCGACCGTGGTGTTCTTCGACGAAATCGACTCCATCGCGACCGAACGCGGCGGCGGCACGACCGACTCCGGCGTCGGCGAACGCGTCGTCTCCCAGCTGCTGACGGAGCTCGACGGCATCGAGGACATGGAGAACGTCGTCGTGGTCGCGACCACGAACCGGCCGGACCTCATCGACGACGCGCTCCTGCGCCCCGGCCGACTCGACAGGCACGTCCACGTGCCGGTCCCGGACGAGGAGGCCCGACGCGCCATCTTCCAGGTCCACACCCGGAACAAGCCCCTGGCCGACGGCGTCGACCTCGACCAACTGGCCCGCCGCACCGACGGCTACGTCGGCGCTGACATCGAAGCGGTCGCCCGTGAGGCGTCGATGGCCGCGACCCGGGAGTTCATCAACAGCGTGGACCCCGAGGAAATCGGCGACACCGTCGGGAACGTCCGCGTGACGATGGACCACTTCGAGCACGCGCTCGACGAAGTCGGTCCCAGCGTCACCGAGGAGACCCGCGAGCGCTACGACGAAATCGAACAGCGCTTCGACCGGGCCGAACCCGGCGTCAGCGACGAGAGCACGGCCAGCCGCACCTTCCAGTAG
- a CDS encoding protein sorting system archaetidylserine synthase (This PssA-like phosphatidyltransferase, along with a PssD-like decarboxylase, is required in Haloarchaea for the archaeosortase ArtA to replace the PGF-CTERM sorting signal with a C-terminal lipid anchor.): MGFEVRRRLSVADTVTLFNAVVGFVAGAVAFTDPHLAARLILLAVIADAIDGIVARNGDSSAVGPLLDSVTDVVSFGATPSLFLYVLLTDAYGGIGTAHPAAFVGLALLASAYVVCSIVRTAFYSTYFDSPDERPGMPNTLGSIIIATAYLSGVTDPLVLSVGALGLSLAMIAPFDYPKPGPKHAVPMGVVQAVAVVAPTALFRAGPRAMLAIALLFFALGPWVYPGE; the protein is encoded by the coding sequence ATGGGCTTCGAGGTACGCCGACGACTCAGTGTCGCCGACACGGTGACGTTGTTCAACGCCGTCGTCGGGTTCGTCGCCGGAGCCGTCGCCTTCACCGACCCCCACCTGGCCGCTCGGCTCATCCTGCTCGCGGTCATCGCCGACGCAATCGACGGCATCGTCGCCCGGAACGGCGACAGTTCGGCGGTCGGCCCGCTGCTCGACTCCGTGACCGACGTGGTCTCGTTCGGTGCGACGCCGAGTCTCTTCCTGTACGTGCTGTTGACCGACGCCTACGGCGGCATCGGGACCGCCCATCCGGCCGCGTTCGTCGGCCTCGCCTTGCTCGCCTCCGCGTACGTCGTCTGTTCCATCGTCCGGACGGCCTTCTACTCGACGTACTTCGACTCGCCCGACGAGCGGCCGGGCATGCCGAACACCCTCGGGAGCATCATCATCGCCACGGCGTATCTGAGCGGCGTCACGGACCCGCTGGTGTTGAGCGTCGGCGCGCTGGGCCTCTCGCTCGCGATGATTGCGCCCTTCGATTACCCCAAGCCGGGGCCGAAACACGCCGTCCCGATGGGCGTCGTCCAGGCCGTCGCCGTCGTCGCGCCGACGGCCTTGTTCCGGGCCGGGCCGCGAGCGATGCTCGCCATCGCGCTGCTGTTTTTCGCGCTGGGACCGTGGGTCTACCCCGGCGAGTAG
- a CDS encoding DoxX family protein, producing the protein MSYQAANPLADEFELELGGAWTAYWLAFLRVVTGWWFFHAGVTKLIEDGLAYTYGPAYLRQMTGTALGPIPVLMGEHLGWLIQAMVPLGETLIGLGLMVGALVRLASMFGVFFMALFWIGNASFGHGLVNSDFMGLLLFMTMIVLATGRYYGLDAIIEKTKLVKRHPKLRYLLG; encoded by the coding sequence ATGTCCTATCAAGCGGCGAACCCCTTGGCAGACGAGTTCGAGCTCGAGCTCGGCGGGGCGTGGACCGCGTACTGGCTGGCGTTCCTGCGTGTCGTGACCGGCTGGTGGTTCTTCCACGCAGGCGTAACGAAGCTCATCGAGGACGGGCTGGCCTACACGTACGGGCCGGCGTACCTCCGGCAGATGACCGGCACGGCGCTCGGTCCGATTCCGGTGCTGATGGGCGAGCACCTCGGTTGGCTCATCCAGGCGATGGTCCCGCTGGGAGAGACGCTCATCGGACTCGGGCTGATGGTCGGCGCGCTGGTCCGACTCGCGTCCATGTTCGGGGTCTTCTTCATGGCCCTGTTCTGGATCGGCAACGCGAGCTTCGGCCACGGGCTGGTCAACAGCGACTTCATGGGCCTGCTGCTGTTCATGACGATGATAGTGCTGGCCACCGGTCGCTACTACGGTCTCGACGCCATCATCGAGAAGACCAAGCTGGTCAAACGACACCCGAAACTCCGGTACCTGCTCGGTTAA
- a CDS encoding sensor histidine kinase, with protein sequence MKSQPTVLFVRSASQDGAAVSFLRANGHAVHEFDGVRDLARALDDHETDCVVTNCEVGKPDGTRYLGGLTVIERVRRDHPELPVVLFAEVTNRDIAREAYSRDVFGYVPEAVGDAHQRLLEQVDAAVASSPPRQRATKRKQLNEAVRLVNQALVRSQSRMDIERDVTAVLAGTSRYSEACTVICQHDAAAVRALGSQRDGVTISRPEPLRRAESAGRLVTADLDPAAVPDGEDTLEADCVRVLAVPLVYNGTSYGVLAVYADRVGTFDTEEQDTFREVGHNIALAIDASQTKDALQQRTTELERQKERLRELAQIISHELRNPLQAAMGRVELLATDHATAEFDAVQRSHTRMSFLIDDLMEIAREGGRQYTVEPVSLSDVLAEAWATVDARGSTLDVDCTETVLADSSRLRQLAENFFRVATEYGDAAIAVTDTADGFALEHDGPALEAGSDGPFELYYAATDEGAGLQLAVIREIAHGHGWEVSLTDEETDRVRLNVTGVERPSVDGA encoded by the coding sequence ATGAAGTCCCAGCCCACCGTCCTGTTCGTCCGCAGTGCGAGCCAGGACGGGGCCGCGGTTTCGTTTCTCCGGGCCAACGGCCACGCCGTCCACGAGTTCGACGGGGTACGCGACCTGGCACGTGCGCTCGACGACCACGAGACGGACTGTGTCGTCACGAACTGCGAGGTGGGGAAGCCGGACGGAACGCGGTACCTCGGTGGGCTGACCGTCATCGAGCGGGTACGACGGGACCACCCCGAACTCCCGGTGGTCCTCTTCGCCGAGGTGACGAACAGGGACATCGCTCGCGAGGCCTACAGCCGGGACGTGTTCGGGTACGTGCCCGAGGCGGTCGGTGACGCCCACCAGCGGCTGCTGGAGCAGGTCGACGCCGCCGTCGCCTCCAGCCCGCCGCGTCAGCGGGCGACCAAGCGAAAGCAACTCAACGAGGCCGTCAGGCTGGTCAATCAGGCCCTCGTCCGCTCGCAGTCACGGATGGACATCGAGCGCGACGTGACAGCGGTGCTCGCGGGCACGTCCAGATACAGCGAGGCCTGCACGGTGATCTGCCAGCACGACGCGGCGGCCGTCCGTGCGCTGGGCTCACAGCGCGACGGCGTCACAATCTCCAGGCCGGAGCCGTTGCGCCGCGCCGAATCGGCGGGACGGCTTGTCACCGCGGACCTCGACCCGGCGGCGGTCCCGGACGGGGAGGACACCCTGGAGGCCGACTGCGTCCGCGTCCTCGCCGTGCCGTTGGTGTACAACGGGACCTCCTACGGCGTCCTCGCGGTGTACGCCGACCGCGTCGGCACGTTCGATACGGAAGAGCAGGACACGTTCCGTGAAGTCGGCCACAACATCGCCCTGGCCATCGACGCGAGCCAGACGAAAGACGCGCTCCAGCAGCGGACGACGGAGCTGGAACGACAGAAAGAGCGGCTCCGGGAGCTCGCACAGATTATCTCACACGAGCTCCGGAACCCGCTCCAGGCGGCGATGGGCCGGGTCGAACTGCTGGCCACGGACCACGCCACAGCGGAGTTCGACGCCGTCCAGCGCAGCCACACCCGCATGTCGTTTCTCATCGACGACCTCATGGAAATCGCACGGGAGGGCGGCCGGCAGTACACCGTCGAGCCGGTCTCGCTTTCCGACGTGCTGGCGGAGGCCTGGGCGACGGTCGACGCCAGGGGGTCGACGCTCGACGTCGACTGTACGGAGACGGTACTGGCCGATAGCAGCCGGCTGCGGCAGCTCGCGGAGAACTTCTTCCGGGTCGCCACGGAGTACGGCGACGCCGCCATCGCCGTCACGGATACGGCTGACGGGTTCGCCCTGGAACACGACGGCCCCGCGCTAGAAGCGGGCAGCGACGGGCCGTTCGAGCTCTACTACGCCGCCACCGACGAAGGGGCTGGCCTCCAGCTCGCTGTCATCCGGGAAATCGCCCACGGCCACGGGTGGGAAGTCTCGCTCACCGACGAGGAGACGGACCGGGTCCGCCTGAACGTGACCGGCGTCGAGCGGCCGTCGGTCGACGGCGCGTAG
- a CDS encoding LSM domain-containing protein has translation MSGRPLDVLEASLGETVTVQLKGGEIFEGELTGYDQHMNLVVEDEDTTIIRGDNVVSITP, from the coding sequence ATGAGTGGACGACCGCTGGATGTACTCGAAGCGTCCCTCGGTGAGACAGTCACCGTACAGCTGAAGGGTGGCGAAATCTTCGAAGGCGAGCTCACCGGCTACGACCAACACATGAACCTCGTCGTCGAGGATGAAGACACAACGATTATACGCGGCGATAACGTCGTCTCAATTACTCCATGA
- a CDS encoding metal-dependent hydrolase — protein MPSLVVHYAFVGLLAATLLGAAFDRRSLLLSILVVTFPDVDAFIGLYWQAGHRAATTNLVIPAVLAVVVAVDLYVREDSYIKGRWGAYGVRVSWFCVVVYAVGHVLLDLITGGANLFWPFYDQFYQLSGHLELSSQRGIVQTFVELPEPSSGSGGAGGGSGGSTTQAMGNSSEVQMSTGIDPNPGEPEPESVDRVFPIARSGWELVVLVVGTLATAARLRIGHDLPDE, from the coding sequence ATGCCTTCGCTGGTGGTTCACTACGCCTTCGTGGGGTTGCTCGCTGCGACGCTGCTGGGCGCCGCGTTCGACAGACGGTCCCTTCTCCTCTCGATACTCGTCGTCACGTTCCCCGACGTCGACGCCTTCATCGGTCTCTACTGGCAGGCCGGCCACCGGGCCGCGACGACGAACCTCGTCATCCCGGCAGTGCTCGCGGTGGTCGTCGCGGTCGACCTGTACGTGCGCGAGGACTCGTACATCAAGGGCCGCTGGGGGGCCTACGGCGTCCGGGTCAGCTGGTTCTGCGTCGTGGTGTACGCAGTCGGGCACGTCCTGCTGGACCTGATTACGGGCGGTGCGAACCTCTTTTGGCCGTTCTACGACCAGTTCTACCAGCTCAGCGGCCACCTGGAGCTGTCGAGTCAGCGTGGCATCGTCCAGACGTTCGTCGAGCTGCCGGAGCCCTCGTCCGGAAGCGGCGGCGCGGGCGGCGGCAGCGGCGGGTCGACGACGCAGGCCATGGGCAACTCCAGCGAGGTCCAGATGAGCACCGGTATCGACCCCAACCCGGGAGAGCCGGAGCCTGAATCCGTCGACCGCGTGTTCCCGATTGCACGGAGCGGGTGGGAGCTGGTCGTGCTCGTCGTCGGGACCCTCGCCACCGCCGCGCGGCTCCGCATCGGCCACGACCTGCCCGACGAGTAA
- a CDS encoding TrmB family transcriptional regulator sugar-binding domain-containing protein, with amino-acid sequence MMEQPGLEIHRTQSAVIDAIRALLDSAEESLTVAVPESSLPTFAPQLEAAIERDVLVLLLVHGDAATQRPADSDVATAVRTVASDVAPLLVTADSQRGLTGHYRLLRDTRTESWATEFDDENLARDQFTMFLGSHWLMGTERYVADVCEFPRTFSAFQLAVFMAALALRAGTPITARARVRSTTDRTATTVSGPVVNVRQSIVYPASSTNPAERSLTVETDNGPVTIGGTGATKEEYECREITLDRVDDDGR; translated from the coding sequence ATGATGGAACAACCGGGGCTGGAGATTCATCGGACGCAATCGGCGGTCATCGATGCGATTCGGGCACTCCTCGACAGTGCCGAGGAGAGCCTCACGGTCGCAGTCCCGGAGTCGTCGCTGCCGACGTTCGCGCCCCAGCTAGAGGCTGCTATCGAGCGCGACGTGCTGGTGCTGTTGCTGGTCCACGGCGACGCGGCCACACAGCGCCCCGCAGACAGTGACGTCGCCACAGCGGTCAGAACGGTTGCGAGCGATGTCGCCCCGCTGCTGGTGACCGCCGACAGCCAGCGCGGCCTCACAGGCCACTACAGGCTCCTGAGGGACACTCGGACGGAGTCCTGGGCCACCGAGTTCGACGACGAGAACCTCGCGCGAGACCAGTTCACGATGTTTCTCGGGAGCCACTGGCTGATGGGGACGGAGCGCTACGTCGCCGACGTGTGTGAGTTCCCGCGGACGTTCAGCGCGTTCCAGCTCGCAGTGTTCATGGCGGCGCTGGCGCTGCGGGCCGGGACGCCGATAACCGCCCGTGCCCGGGTCCGCTCGACGACGGACCGAACGGCGACGACGGTATCGGGACCGGTCGTAAACGTCCGACAGAGCATCGTCTACCCCGCGTCGAGCACGAACCCCGCCGAGCGGTCGCTCACCGTCGAAACCGACAACGGACCGGTCACCATCGGTGGGACGGGTGCCACGAAAGAAGAGTACGAGTGTCGGGAAATCACGCTGGACAGGGTCGACGACGACGGGCGCTGA
- a CDS encoding 50S ribosomal protein L37e: MTGAGTPSQGKKNTTTHTKCRRCGEKSYHTKKKVCSSCGFGKSAKRRDYEWQSKAGE, from the coding sequence ATGACTGGCGCAGGAACTCCGAGTCAGGGCAAGAAAAACACCACGACGCACACGAAGTGCCGACGGTGTGGCGAAAAGTCGTATCACACGAAAAAGAAGGTCTGCTCGTCGTGCGGGTTCGGCAAGTCGGCCAAGCGACGTGACTACGAGTGGCAGTCGAAAGCGGGCGAATAA
- a CDS encoding DUF420 domain-containing protein: protein MDLQARYRVPALTGLLTVVSLALVFGAVLGAIPRSALPAAPGTVLGAIPHANAVISALAIGTIVGGVRAVRRGDIARHRRLMLASFGLFALFLVLYLYRITLEGPTDFAGPSVVETYVYLPFLTVHILLAILAIPAVYYVLLLAYTYPVAEIPSTNHPRAGKVAAGLWLISFSMGIVVYAMLYLVW from the coding sequence ATGGACCTCCAGGCTCGGTATCGCGTGCCAGCACTCACTGGCCTGCTGACGGTCGTGTCGCTCGCGCTCGTGTTTGGGGCCGTGCTCGGGGCGATTCCCAGGTCGGCGCTGCCCGCCGCTCCCGGGACCGTACTCGGGGCGATTCCCCACGCCAACGCCGTTATCAGCGCCCTCGCCATCGGGACCATCGTCGGCGGCGTCCGTGCCGTGCGCCGCGGCGACATCGCCCGTCACCGGCGACTGATGCTCGCCTCCTTCGGGCTGTTCGCCCTGTTTCTCGTCCTGTACCTCTACCGGATAACGCTGGAGGGGCCGACCGACTTCGCCGGCCCGTCGGTCGTCGAGACCTACGTCTATCTCCCGTTCCTCACCGTCCACATCCTGCTCGCTATCCTCGCCATCCCGGCGGTGTACTACGTCCTGTTGCTGGCGTACACGTACCCCGTCGCGGAGATTCCGTCGACGAACCACCCGCGGGCCGGCAAGGTGGCCGCGGGGCTGTGGCTGATATCTTTTTCGATGGGCATCGTCGTGTACGCGATGCTGTACCTGGTGTGGTAG
- a CDS encoding DUF7127 family protein: MTSEQQLFGEMPLRRFEYDDSVVLAADVGPDADASVDVVDGTVIVVADGQQYEQEVPADDARAFINHGVLTIELSEREGDY; this comes from the coding sequence ATGACTTCAGAACAGCAGTTGTTCGGCGAGATGCCCCTCCGCCGATTCGAGTACGACGACAGCGTCGTGCTCGCGGCGGACGTGGGACCCGATGCCGACGCGAGTGTCGATGTGGTCGACGGGACCGTCATCGTCGTCGCCGACGGCCAGCAGTACGAACAGGAAGTCCCCGCTGACGACGCACGAGCGTTTATCAATCACGGGGTTCTCACTATCGAACTGTCAGAGCGCGAGGGAGATTACTGA
- a CDS encoding alpha/beta fold hydrolase produces the protein MERVSHRGRVTAYRRARPAAGGPTALYVHGSGATHRVWGRQYAPSGPTESAVALDLSGHGESDDIDADAGAATLDAYADDVVAVGRETDADVLVGNSLGGAVAQWVALERDWTPAALVLVGTGPELPVFEGLREWLADDWDRAVEFLHERDRLFHDPDHDAVSRSREQMAAVGQAVTRRDFLTCHRFDVRDRLSDIDGPVLAVCGEHDKLTPRAYHETLARETPQGAVSFVPDAAHLAMVERPEAFNDIVGSFLEDTL, from the coding sequence ATGGAACGGGTCAGCCATCGCGGGCGAGTCACGGCGTACAGACGGGCGCGGCCGGCTGCCGGGGGGCCGACCGCGCTGTACGTCCACGGCAGCGGCGCGACACACCGCGTCTGGGGCCGTCAGTACGCGCCGTCCGGACCGACCGAGTCCGCCGTCGCGCTGGACCTGTCAGGCCACGGAGAGTCCGACGACATCGACGCCGACGCCGGGGCCGCGACGCTCGACGCGTACGCGGACGACGTGGTGGCCGTGGGGCGGGAGACGGACGCGGACGTGCTGGTCGGCAACTCGCTGGGCGGAGCCGTCGCCCAGTGGGTCGCGCTGGAGCGTGACTGGACGCCCGCGGCCCTGGTACTGGTCGGTACGGGTCCCGAACTGCCGGTGTTCGAGGGGCTCAGAGAGTGGCTCGCGGACGACTGGGACCGCGCCGTCGAGTTCCTCCACGAGCGGGACCGACTGTTCCACGACCCTGACCACGACGCCGTCTCCCGCTCCCGCGAGCAGATGGCGGCCGTCGGGCAGGCGGTGACCCGCCGCGATTTCCTGACCTGCCACCGATTCGACGTGCGTGACCGCCTGAGCGACATCGACGGGCCCGTCCTGGCGGTCTGTGGCGAACACGACAAACTGACGCCGCGCGCGTATCACGAGACGCTGGCCCGCGAAACCCCGCAGGGAGCGGTGTCGTTCGTCCCCGACGCCGCCCACCTCGCGATGGTCGAACGGCCCGAGGCGTTCAACGACATCGTGGGGTCGTTCCTCGAGGACACGCTCTGA